AGTACTACTGTGCTGTATTATTGGTGTATTTGTGTATCGTCAGCTTGGTATACGTCACATACCATTGATAATGCGTGAAACGGTGCAAGGCACCAGTAGTGTAATGTTCATTATTATCGGAGCTATGGTGTTCGGTTACTACATGACACTAGAGCGAATTCCACACAACATAGCCTCCGCCTTGATTGAACTGACCGATAACAAATTACTATTGCTACTGTTAATCAACGTTTTGTTATTGGTGGTTGGCATGTTCATTGAAGGTGGAGCGGCGATGATAATCCTAACCCCGCTACTGCTTCCTGCTGTACTTAATTTAGGTGTGAACCCTGTTCACTTTGGCATCATAGTAATCGTCAACATTATGATAGGTGGTGTAACCCCACCGTTTGGTTCAATGATGTTCACCGTCTGCTCAATCTTGAAGGTGCGCATGATCGATTTTGTCAAAGAAGTAATACCACTGCTACTCGCACTATTATCAGTTTTAATGCTACTAACCTTCTCTGAAAGCTTAGTGATGTTTTTACCGAATTTACTTTAGCACTACTGCGTTAACTATTTTTTGAGGTGTAGAAATGAATTCGGTCACGAATGATTTAAACCAAGATTGGAAAGACATTGATTGGGTACTAACCGACGTCGATGATACCTTAACCTGGCAAGGACAATTGCCACCACAAACCCTTATCGCCCTACAAAAGCTACGCGATGCTGGCAAGAAAGTGGTAGCAGTAACAGGCGCTTGCGCTGGATGGTGTGACCATATTGCTCAATTATGGCCTGTTGATGCCGTACTTGGTGAAAATGGCGCCTTTATTATGGAAAAGAAGCAAGGTTACCTAACCCTACGCTCACAAACTCCATTGCAAGAAATCACCGCCAATCAACAGCGCCTAAAAACTGAGGTGCTAAATATTCTAAGCGATTACCCTGAGCTGAGTTTAACCCTCGACCAATCGTATCGCTTATGTGAAGTTGCCATCGATATTGGTCAGAACCGACCAAAAGTAGCAGACAGTATCATCGAAGATATCGTTGCAAAGATTCATGCGCTAGGCGCTCATGCAACCGCAAGCTCAATCCATATTAATACTTGGTACGGAGACCACTCAAAGCGTGAAACCTCCACCGCATTTTTGAAACAGAAAGGCTTGTCTGAAGCTGAGATACTAAAGCACAGCTGTTATGTGGGAGATTCAATGAATGACCAGTTTATGTTTGCAGCACTGCCATATAGCGTAGGTGTAGCCAACATAGAACACTACTGGACACGCCTCTCTCACCACCCTGCGGTTGTGATGCAACAACCCGGCGGCTACGGCTTTGCCGAGTTCACCGACAAATTGTTAGCACTGAAGTAGTCTCGTAACAGTATTAAGCGGCAGCAGAGGTTGTCGCTTAGTTTGCTTCTCCTTTGTTTAGCTATGTACATCCGATTACACCGAATTACACCGCATAGCATCAATACCATCATAGGGTCATAAGAGATAATAACTAAAATGGGTTCTGGATTCAGAAGATCAGATAAGCAAGAAGTCTAGATACAACAAAGCCCCGACGTGAGTCGAGGCTTTGTTATTTTAATATGGTACCGGTGGGCGGACTTGAACCGCCACGCCCGAAGGCAACGGATTTTGAATCCGTCGTGTATACCAATTTCACCACACCGGCATTGTACCTCTGGGGTACGTGTTGCATTATACGTGTCAGCCCTGACGGCGCAACACTAAATCTTATTATTTTATATTGTTCGTTGTTTTTTTAGACACAGTGGGCAGTTTTCCATCCTAGTATCTAGGCAATATAGCTCGAAGTCGCTATTCTGACGCCAATTATTGCTGTTATGTCTTATCAAAAAATGAATAAATCAACCTCTCTTCCTAAATCAGGTCTCCTTCGTCGCTTAGCCGCTTGTCTGTATGACGGTTTTATTATTATTGCCATTGAAATGATGGCCGCGGGTATTGTTGTTGCCATTCTTGAGGCATTGGTCGCCGCCGGTGTTATGGATTATGGTAGCTATATTGATGTAAGTGACTACTTAAGCCGTCACCCTATTTGGAGTAACCTGTTTACTGCGTACCTTGCTATCGTTTGGTTGGGCTTCTTTATCTACTTTTGGAGCAAGGCTGGGCAGACTATCGGCATGCGTGCTTGGAAGCTTAGAATACAAAATAGCGATGGATCTAACATCACCACCACGCAAGCGGTTATTCGCGTTGCTACGTCTGCGTTTGGTTTAAGTAACCTATGTGTTCCGCTCGATCATAAAAAGCGTGGCTTCCAAGATATCTGGGCCCATAGCGAAGTGGTTGTGCTACCAAAAGCAAACTAACAAAAAAGGGAGAGTAACCAAGTTACTCTCCCTTTTTTATTTCTATAATTTACGCCGCAATAACAGTATCGCCACCAGCATAAATGCAATGCTTGGTGCTATGGCTCCCCACATCGGGGGGATCTGATAAACCAAGCTCAATGGCCCAAAGAACTCCGACGATATATAGAACGAGAAGCCGGCTATAACCCCCGATAGAATCCTCGCCCCCATGGTTACACTGCGCAGTGGACCAAATACAAAAGATAACGCCAATAACATCATAACTGCGATGGAAAGCGGCTGGGTTATCTTTCGCCAGAATGCAAGGTCGTAACGCGATGCGTCCAGTTCAGAATCTTTAAGGTAATTTACATAGCTATATAGCCCAGTTAGCGAAAGCTCTTCTGGTTTTACAGTTACCACCTCAAGCTTGTCTGGTGCTAGGGTGCTGTGCCATTTTAGGGTTGGTAATTTCTCTTTAGTTATCTGAGTTTGATTGGTGTAGAGGGTGGTCGTTACGTTCTGCAACTCCCAATTATTATCACCAATGTACTCAGCTTCTTTAGCAAAGATGCTGCGAATCAGGTTCTTCTGCTTGTCATATTCCCAGACATTAACGGCAGTCAGTTTGTCGTCATGCACCCGACCAATATAGATAAAGTCGTCGGCATCTTTCGCCCATACTCCCGCACGAGTTGACACCATATTACCACCAGAAATAGATACAATGCGTAGCTCACGCGCCATTTTCTGAGCCTGAGGTGCGCCCCATTCTCCAAGCATCATAACGAGGATCATCAATGGTAAGGCTGTTTTTAGTACTGACATACCAATATCAAGCTTGGAGTAGCCAGCGGCTTGCATTACGGTTAACTCAGAGCTAGAAGCCAGCGTTCCTAGTGCTATCAACGCACCAAGTAACGCTGCCATAGGGAAGAACATCTCAACATCCCGAGGCACACTCAATAGCACAAAATAGAGCGCGTGCAGGAGATCATAAGTACCACGCCCTACCTTTCGCAATTGCTCTACATACTTAATGATACCTGATAAGCCAACTAACGTTACTAGACAAATAGAGCTGGTGGCGACGATAGTTCGCCCAATATAGACGTCTAAAATCTTAAACATATTATCTAGCCCTTCTTTGACGTAGCATATCTTTAAAACGCCTTACTGGTAGGCTGTCCATAGTATTTAGAATAATCCCGAGTGCCAGCAAGCTGATATTCATCGGCCACATACCAATAACATCCGATATTTTCCCTTCCTCGATGGCTGATTTGGCAGCACTGATCGACATAAAATAAGCCAAATAAAACAGTATTGCAGGTCCCATCTTAGCAAAGCGCCCCTGACGAGGGTTTACCTTAGCCAATGGAATTACAATCAAGGTCAGTAGTGGGATACAGATAATCAAACTTATCCGCCAATGCAACTCCGCCTTCGCCTCTGGGCTTGGGTTATTAAATAGCTGCATAGTTGGGTACGCCTCAAAGTCGCGCCCCTTCTGTTTGACCTTACGTTGACCAATCAAAGCGTCATACTCATCAAAGTCGGTTTTCATATAATCAAGTTGAGTCGGCACTCCTTCAAAGCGAGTACCATCAAACAGGGTTAAGATTTGACGCCCGTCGGGTAGCTCTTTCGCTAGCCCAGAGTCCGCAAATGAAACACTTGGGCGTATTGAACCCTGCCCTACTGTTTGAGCAATAAAGACATTGGTTAACTTCTTGTCTTTCAGGTTATCAATGAAAACCACAGCTGTACCATCAGGGGTGCTTTGAAACTGCCCCTTCTGCAGCAACTCAACACTGGTTTCAGAGGCGAGCTTTTCCATTATTTGTGCTTCTTTGTCTTGTGACCAAGGTGAAAAGTACAAAGAGTTAAACGCAGCAACACCAGAGGTAATTACAGCGAGGTACAGTGCCGCTTGAATCAGGAATTTATTCCCAATCCCGGTTGCATTCATAACTGTAATCTCACTTTCAGCGTATAAGCGGCCAAAAGTGAGCAGTATTCCGATATACAAACTCAACGGAAGCATTAATAATCCCATGGCAGGCATATTCAAGCCCACTATGGTCATGATAAGACGCGCAGGAATGTCACCATCCGATGCATCAGCCAGCACGCTGATAAAGCGTTGGCTCAAAAAGATCAAAAACAAGACGAAAAAGATCGCTAATTGGCTCTTTATGGTCTCGCGGATCAAATATCTAACAATAATCACGCTAAATTCCCTATAAGCTCAGACGCAAAACTTGTATTTTTGCAGGAATCGCTATAATTTCTGATTGAAACTTATATTTTTCAATTTTTCTTATAAATCGACAACAAATTAACTTGCTAATACCTCATGAGTAAACATAGCTCTTGACCAAGATTCAACAAGTTAAGCCATCATTATCTAACATTTATTGTTGTTTGTCTTTAGGATGTAGGAGTAGGCATGGAGTTCAGTGTAAAAAGTGGTAGCCCAGAGAAGCAACGCAGTGCATGTATTGTCGTTGGTGTCTTTGAACCACGTCGTCTTTCACCCGTCGCAGAACAGCTTGATGAAATCAGCGACGGCTATCTAAGTTCACTACTACGCCGCGGTGATTTAGAAGGTAAACCAGGCCAAATGCTTCTTCTGCATCAAGTACCTGGGGTACTTTCAGAGCGCGTCCTTTTAGTTGGTTGTGGTAAAGAGCGAGAGCTTGGCGAGCGTCAGTATAAAGAAATCATTCAAAAAACCATTAGCACCCTCAATGAAACTGGCTCAATGGAAGCGGTATGCTTTTTAACTGAGCTGCATGTTAAGGGACGCGATACGTACTGGAAAGTACGTCAGGCTATTGAAGCGACCCATGACGGTTTATATGCCTTTGATCAGTTCAAGAGCAATAAACCAGAGACCCGCCGTCCATTGCGTAAGCTAGTATTCAATGTGCCGACTCGTCGTGAATTAAGCATTGGTGAGCGCGCAATCAAGCATGGTCTGGCGGTAGCCTCTGGGGTTAAGGCCTCAAAAGACCTCGGCAACATGCCACCAAACGTGGCTAACCCAGCTTATCTTGCTTCACAGGCTCGTCGCTTAGCCGATGACTACAGCACAGTAACAACTAAGATCATCGGTGAACAAGAGATGGAAAAACTCGGTATGAGTTCTTATCTTGCGGTTGGTCGCGGTTCTCATAATGAATCCATGATGTCTGTAATTGAGTACAAGGGTAACCCTGACTCAGAAGCTAAACCGATCGTATTGATTGGTAAAGGGCTCACCTTTGACTCCGGCGGTATTTCTATCAAGCCAAGCGATGGCATGGATGAAATGAAATACGACATGTGCGGTGCAGCAAGTGTATTTGGTGCAATGAAAGCATTAGCGCAGCTGAACCTGCCAATTAATGTAGTGGGTATTCTTGCTGGCTGTGAAAACATGCCGGGTAGTAACGCTTATCGCCCTGGTGATATCTTGACTACCATGTCAGGTCAAACTGTTGAGGTTCTAAATACAGATGCCGAAGGCCGTCTAGTACTGTGCGATGCCTTAACTTACGTAGAACGCTTTGAGCCAGAGTCTGTAATTGACGTTGCCACCCTAACTGGCGCCTGCGTTATTGCTTTAGGCCACCATATTAGTGCTGTGGTATCGAACCACAATCCTCTTGCTCACGAGTTGGTCAATGCCTCAGAGCAGGCTGGCGACCGAGCATGGCGTCTACCAATGGCCGATGAATACCAAGAGCAACTCACAAGCCCGTTTGCTGACATGGCAAACCTTGGGGGTCGCCCAGGTGGTACTATCACTGCTGGCTGCTTCCTTTCTCGTTTTGCTAAGAAGTATAACTGGGCTCACCTTGATATTGCAGGTACTGCCTGGAAATCAGGTGCCGCAAAAGGCTCTACTGGCCGTCCAGTATCGCTTCTGGTTCAGTTCTTGCTAAATCGCAGTGGACAAGAAATCGAAGAGTAAAAATTAAGCCGCCTCTCAATGAGGCGGTTTTACTATCTAGGGTCTGTTGACCGTTTGTATAAATTAACCCATCAAGGTCAACAGAACCTAACATGAATACCGCTACTTTTTATATCATACCACCTAACAGCCAAGCCGATAGTCGCCAAGGATTTCAACAATATGTTGCTTATTTGCTGCGCCATTTTACCAAGCAAGGCGCACGCATATATCTCAATGCTACTGACCAGCAAGATGCCAAGGCATGGGATGATTTTCTATTTCAGCAAAGTGGTGATGATTTTTTAGCTCACAACCTAACGGGCGAAGGCCCTAGGCAAGGGACAGCTATAGAAATTGGGTTTTCTCCCTCACACCTACAAAGAAACCGTAATTTACTCATCAACGTGTCGAATAACGCGACAAACTTTGCTCGAAGTATCGATCAAGTGATAGACTTCGTCCCTTGCGAAGAAAAAGCGAAGCATACTGCCAGAGAAAGGTATAAAATTTACCGTCAGACAGGCTATCAAATGCAAACCATAACCATCAGTTAATAATGTGTGGGACAAACTCCATAGCTAAAGTTTTTAGCTTAAAATAGAGCTAAACCCTTAATTTATGCAGTTTGCCCTTAAATCAATTATCTAACGATCCATGTAAGAGCATTATGGAAAAGACATACAATCCAACTTCAATTGAACAAGCTTTATATCAAGCTTGGGAAGAAAAAGGCTACTTTAAGCCACACGGTGATACGACCAAAGAATCATACAGCATCATGATCCCGCCGCCGAACGTCACAGGCAGCCTACATATGGGTCACGCCTTCCAAGATACCATCATGGATACCTTGGTACGCGCTGAACGCATGAAAGGCAAGAATACCCTTTGGCAGGTAGGTACGGACCATGCTGGTATTGCAACTCAAATGGTTGTAGAGCGCAAAATCGCAGCGGAAGAAGGCAAAACCAAACACGATTACGGTCGTGATGCCTTTATCGACAAGATCTGGGAATGGAAAGGCGAATCCGGTGGCACTATCACCAAGCAGCTTCGTCGCCTAGGCGCATCTGTCGATTGGGATCGCGAACGCTTTACAATGGATGATGGCCTATCGAATGCCGTCCAAGAAGTGTTTGTACGCCTATTTGAAGAAGACCTTATCTATCGCGGTAAGCGCCTAGTAAACTGGGACCCTAAACTGCACACGGCTATCTCTGATCTCGAAGTTGAGAACAAAGATAAAAAGGGTTTCATGTGGCACTTCCGCTATCCACTAGCTGATGGTGTTAAGACAGCGGAAGGCAAAGATTATATCGTCGTTGCCACAACTCGTCCTGAAACCATGCTTGGCGATACTGGCGTTGCAGTTAACCCAGAAGATCCTCGCTACAAAGACCTTATTGGTAAAGAAATCCTGCTTCCTATTGTCGGTCGTCGCATCCCTATTGTGGGCGATGAACACGCAGATATGGAAAAAGGTACTGGTTGTGTGAAAATCACGCCTGCCCATGATTTCAATGACTATGAAGTTGGCAAGCGTAACCAGTTACCAATGATCAACATCCTTACCTTTAACGCTGATATCCGCGATGAAGCTGAAGTGTTTACCACCAATGGTGAACCAAGTGATGCTTACGCAACTGATATTCCAGCTAAATACCAAGGTATGGAGCGCTTTGCAGCACGTAAAGCTATTGTGGCTGAGTTTGATGAACTTGGTCTACTTGAAGAGATCAAAGACCATGACCTAACAGTGCCTTACGGCGACCGTGGTGGTGTGGTTATCGAACCTATGCTAACGGATCAATGGTATGTGCGTGCAGCGCCACTAGCTGAGACTGCAACCAAAGCCGTTGAAGATGGCGAGATTCAGTTTGTTCCTAAGCAGTACGAGAACATGTACTTCTCTTGGATGCGTGATATCCAAGATTGGTGTATTTCACGTCAGCTATGGTGGGGTCACCGCATCCCTGCATGGTATGACAACGATGGTAATGTTTATGTTGGGCGTACTGAAGAAGAAGTACGTAGCAAGCATAATCTAGCGCCAGTGGTGGTTCTACGCCAAGACAACGATGTATTAGATACTTGGTTCTCTTCTGCATTATGGACATTTGGTACCCAAGGTTGGCCTGAGCAAACTGAAGACCTGAAAACCTTCCACCCTTCAGATGTTCTCGTAACTGGCTTTGATATTATCTTCTTCTGGGTTGCGCGCATGATCATGATGACCATGCACTTCTGTAAAGATGAAAATGGCAAGCCTCAAGTACCATTTAAAACGGTTTACGTTACGGGTCTAATCCGTGATGAAAACGGCGACAAGATGTCTAAATCGAAAGGTAACGTACTTGACCCTATCGATATGATCGATGGTATTGATTTAGAATCTCTAGTTACCAAACGTACTGGTAACATGATGCAGCCAAAACTGGCCGCTAAGATCGAGAAAAACACTCGTAAGACCTTTGAAGGTGGTATTGAAGCATACGGTACTGATGCACTACGCTTTACTCTAGCGGCAATGGCATCTACTGGCCGTGATATCAACTGGGATATGAAGCGTCTTGAGGGTTACCGCAACTTCTGTAATAAGCTATGGAACGCAAGCCGTTACGTGCTAATGAATACCGAAGAGCAAGACTGCGGATTTGACAGCAATGAGGTTGAATTCTCACTTGCTGACAAATGGATTGAATCTCAGTTTGAGCTTGCAGCTCAAGATTTCAACGCTCATATCGATAACTTCCGTCTCGATATGGCTGCGAATACTATTTATGAGTTCATCTGGAATCAATTCTGTGACTGGTATTTAGAGCTTACTAAACCGGTTCTATGGAAAGGTACTGAAGCGCAACAGCGCGGCACACGTCAAACGCTGATCACTGTACTTGAGAAGACTCTACGTCTTGCTCACCCAGTGCTTCCTTACATTACTGAGACTATCTGGCAGAGCATTAAGCCTCTGGTTGAGGGTGTTGAAGGCGATACCATTATGCTGCAACCTCTTCCTCAATATGAAGCTGCTAACTTCAACCAAGAAGCCTTAGATGATATTGAGTGGGTGAAATCTTTCATCACTAGCATCCGTAACCTGCGCGCAGAATACGATATTGCACCAAGCAAATCGCTAGATATCATGCTAAAAACTGCTGATGAGAAAGATGCACAGCGCGTTGAAGCTAACCGTCAAGTGCTAGTCTCTCTATCTAAGCTAGAAGGCATTAAGCTACTAAGTGAAGGTGAAGAAACTCCTGCATGTGCAACGGCACTGGTTGGCAAATCTGAGCTGATGATCCCAATGGCTGGTCTTATCGACAAAGATGCTGAGCTTGCTCGCCTTAAGGGTGAAGTGAAGAAAACCCAAGGTGAAATCAAACGCATTGAAGGTAAACTAAACAATCAAGGTTTCGTTGCTAAAGCACCGGAAGCCGTGGTTGCCAAAGAGCGTGAAAAACTCACAGGCTACCAGGTTACCTTGAGTAAGCTAGAAGAGCAGATGACGACTATTGCTGCGCTATAACGTAAGCTAAAGTTGAATAAAGGGTTGGCATTTTGCCAGCCCTTTTTTTATGTAATAGGTGGCATCTATTGCAGTCTTCGGTTAAAACCACTTGTGATAATGAGAATTATTATCAATAATAGATTAAAACTTACCGAACGGTGCTAACTATGAAAAAAACTATCAGCTTTGCTTTCCTACACTTTACGATTGCCTTTAGTGTTGCCTACCTACTGACAGGGGATATATTAATCGGCAGTCTGATAGCCATGATAGAGCCTGCGGTAAATACTGTTGCTTTCTACTTTCATGAGCGAGTTTGGTTACGTTCACGCAAACTGCAACGCTTAGCAAACAACTCGAAGCTAAAAACCATCAGCTTTGCCGGTGTACACTTTAGTGTTGCATTCAGCGTCGTTTACTTACTCACAGGTGATGCGCTAGCTGGGG
Above is a genomic segment from Vibrio gallicus containing:
- the lptG gene encoding LPS export ABC transporter permease LptG; protein product: MFKILDVYIGRTIVATSSICLVTLVGLSGIIKYVEQLRKVGRGTYDLLHALYFVLLSVPRDVEMFFPMAALLGALIALGTLASSSELTVMQAAGYSKLDIGMSVLKTALPLMILVMMLGEWGAPQAQKMARELRIVSISGGNMVSTRAGVWAKDADDFIYIGRVHDDKLTAVNVWEYDKQKNLIRSIFAKEAEYIGDNNWELQNVTTTLYTNQTQITKEKLPTLKWHSTLAPDKLEVVTVKPEELSLTGLYSYVNYLKDSELDASRYDLAFWRKITQPLSIAVMMLLALSFVFGPLRSVTMGARILSGVIAGFSFYISSEFFGPLSLVYQIPPMWGAIAPSIAFMLVAILLLRRKL
- a CDS encoding valine--tRNA ligase, translating into MEKTYNPTSIEQALYQAWEEKGYFKPHGDTTKESYSIMIPPPNVTGSLHMGHAFQDTIMDTLVRAERMKGKNTLWQVGTDHAGIATQMVVERKIAAEEGKTKHDYGRDAFIDKIWEWKGESGGTITKQLRRLGASVDWDRERFTMDDGLSNAVQEVFVRLFEEDLIYRGKRLVNWDPKLHTAISDLEVENKDKKGFMWHFRYPLADGVKTAEGKDYIVVATTRPETMLGDTGVAVNPEDPRYKDLIGKEILLPIVGRRIPIVGDEHADMEKGTGCVKITPAHDFNDYEVGKRNQLPMINILTFNADIRDEAEVFTTNGEPSDAYATDIPAKYQGMERFAARKAIVAEFDELGLLEEIKDHDLTVPYGDRGGVVIEPMLTDQWYVRAAPLAETATKAVEDGEIQFVPKQYENMYFSWMRDIQDWCISRQLWWGHRIPAWYDNDGNVYVGRTEEEVRSKHNLAPVVVLRQDNDVLDTWFSSALWTFGTQGWPEQTEDLKTFHPSDVLVTGFDIIFFWVARMIMMTMHFCKDENGKPQVPFKTVYVTGLIRDENGDKMSKSKGNVLDPIDMIDGIDLESLVTKRTGNMMQPKLAAKIEKNTRKTFEGGIEAYGTDALRFTLAAMASTGRDINWDMKRLEGYRNFCNKLWNASRYVLMNTEEQDCGFDSNEVEFSLADKWIESQFELAAQDFNAHIDNFRLDMAANTIYEFIWNQFCDWYLELTKPVLWKGTEAQQRGTRQTLITVLEKTLRLAHPVLPYITETIWQSIKPLVEGVEGDTIMLQPLPQYEAANFNQEALDDIEWVKSFITSIRNLRAEYDIAPSKSLDIMLKTADEKDAQRVEANRQVLVSLSKLEGIKLLSEGEETPACATALVGKSELMIPMAGLIDKDAELARLKGEVKKTQGEIKRIEGKLNNQGFVAKAPEAVVAKEREKLTGYQVTLSKLEEQMTTIAAL
- the pepA gene encoding leucyl aminopeptidase, whose translation is MEFSVKSGSPEKQRSACIVVGVFEPRRLSPVAEQLDEISDGYLSSLLRRGDLEGKPGQMLLLHQVPGVLSERVLLVGCGKERELGERQYKEIIQKTISTLNETGSMEAVCFLTELHVKGRDTYWKVRQAIEATHDGLYAFDQFKSNKPETRRPLRKLVFNVPTRRELSIGERAIKHGLAVASGVKASKDLGNMPPNVANPAYLASQARRLADDYSTVTTKIIGEQEMEKLGMSSYLAVGRGSHNESMMSVIEYKGNPDSEAKPIVLIGKGLTFDSGGISIKPSDGMDEMKYDMCGAASVFGAMKALAQLNLPINVVGILAGCENMPGSNAYRPGDILTTMSGQTVEVLNTDAEGRLVLCDALTYVERFEPESVIDVATLTGACVIALGHHISAVVSNHNPLAHELVNASEQAGDRAWRLPMADEYQEQLTSPFADMANLGGRPGGTITAGCFLSRFAKKYNWAHLDIAGTAWKSGAAKGSTGRPVSLLVQFLLNRSGQEIEE
- a CDS encoding HAD-IIB family hydrolase, which produces MNSVTNDLNQDWKDIDWVLTDVDDTLTWQGQLPPQTLIALQKLRDAGKKVVAVTGACAGWCDHIAQLWPVDAVLGENGAFIMEKKQGYLTLRSQTPLQEITANQQRLKTEVLNILSDYPELSLTLDQSYRLCEVAIDIGQNRPKVADSIIEDIVAKIHALGAHATASSIHINTWYGDHSKRETSTAFLKQKGLSEAEILKHSCYVGDSMNDQFMFAALPYSVGVANIEHYWTRLSHHPAVVMQQPGGYGFAEFTDKLLALK
- a CDS encoding RDD family protein → MNKSTSLPKSGLLRRLAACLYDGFIIIAIEMMAAGIVVAILEALVAAGVMDYGSYIDVSDYLSRHPIWSNLFTAYLAIVWLGFFIYFWSKAGQTIGMRAWKLRIQNSDGSNITTTQAVIRVATSAFGLSNLCVPLDHKKRGFQDIWAHSEVVVLPKAN
- a CDS encoding DNA polymerase III subunit chi — protein: MNTATFYIIPPNSQADSRQGFQQYVAYLLRHFTKQGARIYLNATDQQDAKAWDDFLFQQSGDDFLAHNLTGEGPRQGTAIEIGFSPSHLQRNRNLLINVSNNATNFARSIDQVIDFVPCEEKAKHTARERYKIYRQTGYQMQTITIS
- a CDS encoding DUF2061 domain-containing protein, yielding MKKTISFAFLHFTIAFSVAYLLTGDILIGSLIAMIEPAVNTVAFYFHERVWLRSRKLQRLANNSKLKTISFAGVHFSVAFSVVYLLTGDALAGGVIALVEPSINTCAYYFHEKVWSRLQSNTSNYAHA
- the lptF gene encoding LPS export ABC transporter permease LptF, whose amino-acid sequence is MIIVRYLIRETIKSQLAIFFVLFLIFLSQRFISVLADASDGDIPARLIMTIVGLNMPAMGLLMLPLSLYIGILLTFGRLYAESEITVMNATGIGNKFLIQAALYLAVITSGVAAFNSLYFSPWSQDKEAQIMEKLASETSVELLQKGQFQSTPDGTAVVFIDNLKDKKLTNVFIAQTVGQGSIRPSVSFADSGLAKELPDGRQILTLFDGTRFEGVPTQLDYMKTDFDEYDALIGQRKVKQKGRDFEAYPTMQLFNNPSPEAKAELHWRISLIICIPLLTLIVIPLAKVNPRQGRFAKMGPAILFYLAYFMSISAAKSAIEEGKISDVIGMWPMNISLLALGIILNTMDSLPVRRFKDMLRQRRAR